The genomic interval AACTATCTTTTCTGACAAGGTACAAGCACGTCTTTTTATTAATCAACGAGTCCAGCTATTCCTACGCTGCAAGGCATTGAATATCATGACTGCTCTTGGTATGCCGGACTCCTATGTTGTTGAGTAAATCCTGAATACACTGGGTGAAAACTATCGTGTTCGGGATTTACTCAACAACGCCATTTTCAATCAATTTACAAAAACTAAATTTTCAAACCTATCAAAAATACTTATATATTGGTTTTTGAAAACTGAAGCATTGTAAATTCAATGTAAATTGAAAATTGATCATTGAAAATTAGTTGTCATTGTAAGCTCTAAATTTTCCGGTTTTGGTTTTACTTATCATAATCTCCCCCTTCCGTAACCCCACATGTACCGTCGCCGGATCATGTTCCAAGATAAACACAGCAAGCGGAGATTCTATGTGGTCTTCGATTATTTTTCGTACTGCGCGAGCCCCTTGTTCCGGCTTGTCTGATTTTTTGGCGAGCCATGGGATTACAGAAGCTTCAACCGTCAACTGTACGGAATGCGCAAGATGTTTTTGTAAACTGGCAATTTGCAGTCCAACTATGGCGGTAATATCTTTTTCGTCGAGCGGCCTAAATAGCACAACGTGATCAATGCGGTTTAACACCTCGGGACGCATGAATTCTTTGAGCTTTTCAGTTATTTCTGCCTCCATGGTAGTCGTGGTGTCGGAGGTAAAACCAAGTGCCTTGCTCGCGAACCATCTCTCGGTGCCAATATTAGAGGTAAGAATGATTATGGTATTTGAGAAATTAACACGTTTGCCATGAGCATCTGTCAAAGCTCCTTCATCCAAAATTTGCAACAATGTGTGCAGCACTGCCGGATGCGCTTTTTCTATCTCATCAAAAAGTATAATGCTGTATGGGTTTATGTGCACCCTGTCTGTTAACTGGCCGCCTTCCTCGTGGCCAACATATCCAGGAGGAGAGCCAATAAGCCGTGAGACGCTGTGTGGCTCACTATATTCTGACATATCAAGCGTAATTAGGTTTGGCGGAGAGGAAAGTTGCGCGTGTTTTGGTGAAAGTGTGCGCGCAAGGATCTTGGCAAGCTCGGTTTTGCCCACGCCGCTCGGCCCAACAAAAAGGAATGAGCCCAAAGGGCGTGGTCCTGCTTGAATGCCAGATTTGTTTCTTCGCAAGATTGAGGCGACAGTTTTCACTGCTTCTTTTTGGCCGACTATGGCAGAGTCGAGCTCACTCTCCAGCGCCAAAAAACGCGCACGATCTTTTTGATCCAAACGTTCAATTGGAATACCGGTAGACTCCGAGACTACCTCGCGTATCGTATCCTCTGTCACTATCGGATAAGCAGACTCATCGCGATCACCCATTGATTTTTTCAGTTTGGTAATTTCCGCCGTCAGTTCCATCTCATGATTTTTAAGCACAACAGCCTTTTGATACTGCTGAAGGAAAAGCGCCTCTTCTTTTTTTCGGTTAGTGGCTGTTTTTTCTCGTTCTAGCGCTGAAATGTAAGAAATGGCATTGCGTACTTGCGGCGTGCGGCTGCGCACGCGGCTAGCCGCTTCATCCAGCAAGTCTATAGCTTTATCTGGCAGTGCGCGACCGTAAACGTATCTTACTGAAAATTCCACCGCAGCGTTTATGGCTTTGGGGGAAATGCGTACATTGTGGTGCTCTTCATAAAGAGGTTTTATTGCGTTAAGCGTCTGTACGGATTCGGCAGATGTTTCTTCGTTTATCGTGATAATTTGAAAACGTCGCTCCAGCGCGCGGTCTTTTTCAATATATTTTTTGTATTCCTCAAAAGTTGTGGCGCCAATACAGCGGATGGTGCCGCGTGCCAGTGCCGGTTTTAGGATATTTGCCGCATCAAGCGAACCCTGCGCTCCGCCAGCGCCAATTATGGTATGTATTTCATCAATAAACAGTATGACATCTTCATTCGCAGCTTCCTTTAACAAATCGCGCATGCGGCCCTCAAATTCGCCTCGGAACATAGTATCGGCTATAAATGAACTCAAATCTAAAGAATAGATACGCTTATGCAAGAGTGTGTGCGGAACGCATCCCGCAACAATTTTTTGAGCGAGACCGTTTACCAGAGCTGTTTTTCCAACACCCGGATCGCCAAGAATCAAAGGATTATTCTTGGTCCTGCGCAAAAGAATTCGTATTAGGCGATCCATTTCCGTTTCGCGGCCTATAAGCGGGTCAATTTCATTTTTTTCCGCGCGCGACACCAGGTCTTCGCAAAATGATTGCAGCGCTGATTTGGTAGCAGCAGAACGCTGAGGACGACTATCTTGTCCTTCAAATTCGGGGAAAAACGGAAGTTCGGGGAAATCGTTTTTAGTCGGGTTTCCATAGCGGTTTCTGGTTTCTTTATCTAGCGGAGGTGGAAAAACGCTGTCATTGATGGCATGAGAGGCAAGAGAAGAAAGACGTTGTGAGCTGGAAAAAAGATCATCCAGCTGTATTTTCAGTTTCTTGCATTGGTTGGCAGACAGCGGCGCGCTTGGTCCCTCAAGTATGGCATATAGCAAATGCTCGGTGCCTACATACGGCTGGCCGTATTCCATGGCGATAACAAGAGAGCGTTTGAGTATTTTTTGTAGGCGGATAGATGGATTAGACCCCTTCAACTGATTAGACCCTTTAGACAATCTCGGGGCGAGCAAGCTCCCATCAATTCTATTCGGGGCAGGCAGGGCAAGCGAGCTCACCATAAACGGTTGCGATGCAGAAGGAGTATGCCGCGCCAGCCCTTTTTTGTTCACTTGACGGGCTTTTCGTTTTACCAAAGTAAGCAGGCGTGATGTCGGTATTCTTTCCATTGAAAGCATTGTTCTAGCCAGCGCCCCGTGCTGAAGAGCTAGAGCATATAAAAGATGCAGAGGATGGGTTTCTCGAGTAGAGTTGCCGGTAGAAAACGGGTAGCGTGCTGCAACGGCAGCGGAATTGACAAGTGCCTCATTTGCTCGTTTAGTTAGGCGTTGCCTGAATTGTTCCGGAAGAAAAATAGGACCCATTGCGAGGTGATTAAGAATGAGTGCATGGTAGCATAGAGGGGAGGATTTTCAAGCGTGGCATTTTATCTCAAATTTCAAATGTCAAATCGCAAAACTGAATCTAAAATCTTAAAACTTTTCCGTAGATTGAAGATTTGAGTTATAGCTTTGCGTTTTGCGATTTGATATTTGAGATTGCCATATGTGTATAACTATCCTCGTGCGCTACTTTGCAATAGCTGGTATAATATATGTATGAATTCTAGAAATCACTGTAGTCGCGTGGTGGAATTTAAGGTACCCCGCTCTATTGGAGCGGGATGATTGATTTTGCGAACGCGCTGTTGCGCGTGGCAAAATCTAACCATATGATTTGGAATCCTTTTCAGCAGAAAATTGAATCTGTTCTTGGTATTGACTTAGGCACTTCATCGGTCAAGCTTGTTGAAATTTCTCATTCTGGAGGAGAGAAGAAATTAATAAACTACGGTGAATTTATCGGAGGTGCGGTAGATGGGGTGGTTCAAACAAGCACATTAAAGATTCCCGACAGTCAAATCGCTTCCATCATTCAAGAAATTATTGGGGCTACTAAAATCACAACGCGAGATGTCGTGGTAGCGATACCTGTATTTTCTAGTTTTTCAACAATGATTGAGTTTCCTACCGTTTCTCCAACCGAGCTTGAGCAAGCAGTAATTTATCAGGCAAGGCAATATATACCCATTCCTCTTGTAGAAGTGAAAATAGATTGGCTTCCGATAGATTTTCTTTCAAATACCAAAACAACAAAAGTTCTTGTTATCGCTGTTCCCAATGACGTGATAAACAAATATTATAGATTATTAGAAGCGGTCAAGCTTAATCTTGTTGCGCTTGAATTGGAGACATTCAGCGTAGCTCGCGCGCTAATTAATGAAAATCTTGCACCTACAATTATCCTAGATATGGGCGGGCACAGTACCGATATTTGTATTTCAGAGAAAGGTATCGTGGCCGTTCACCATAACTCTTCTTTGTCTGGATCAGAATTGAGCAAAGTTATTTCGCGTGGTATGGGAGTTAGTCTCTCAAGGGCTGAAGAATTAAAAATACAAAAGGGACTAGCGGGCGATGCGCAAATAGCAGATTTGTTGATTCCGCTTATAAATACCGTCCTCGCGGATGTGCAAAAAATTGTGCAAGATTATAAACGTCAGGGAGGCAGTGAACCGACTTCACTCATTCTTACTGGCGGTTCATCTCGTTTGACTGGATTGGGGGATTATATTCAAAAAATTCTTAATATCAAAACAGTTACCGGCGATTCATTTGCCCATCTTTCTTATCCGTCTGTATTAAAAGATGTTACGCAGGATATTGGGCCTTCGTTCAGTGTAGCAATAGGGCTTGCGTTAAGAAGTATTTTATAAACTAGATGGTATTATAGTAGTAAGTAGTGGTAGGCTTCAATGCGTCAATGGCGCATTCTACTCACTACACTCACTACTCACCATGACCATGCCAATCAGCATTATTCCCAAAAAAAAGCCGGAGAGCCCATCGGGGCTTGCTGCTATTTTTGCTATTATTCAGCAAAATCTATTTCTTATATTTGGGGTTATCGCATTGCTAATTATTGGTAGTGCATACGGCGTGCTATATTCTCTTTCTCAAAACGATCAAAAAAAATTAGACGATGCAAAGAATGCCTACTTGCAGCTCGTGAGCCCGGAAACTATTAAGCAAAATATAGATGCACGAGAGTTTGCTGGTCGCGCCAATCAGCTGCAATCTTTACTTGATTCGCATCATCAACCATCACGGATATTTCCTTTAATTGAGTCTTCCCTCCATCCGCTGGTTGTTCTTGATGAATTAAGTTTTGAATACTCATCATCACAGATAAAAGCGAGGGGTAATACAGATAGCTATAAAATTCTCGCGGAACAGCTTGTATTGTGGAACGCGACAAAAAATATTACAAGCGTGCATCTAGAAAATTTTCAGCTTGGCACAGATGGTCGATTGGTCTTCTCTGTAACATTAAAAACAGATCCATTATTTACTATTCCAAAGAAATAGTTGACTATTATGTTCTCTCTTAAGAACATCATTACCTTATTATTACTAGGCGCTTCAGTGGCCGGAGTGTATTTTGGTATTATACCAGAGTGGGCATCAATTAAAGATAAAAACGCGCAAATTCAAGAGATAGATGCGGCAACTACGATTGCAAAAAATCAGCGCGATGAGCTTGAAAGTGCAATCTTGTCTTATAAGAAGCTAGATCGTTCTATAAAAGATCGGGTTATAGCCGCCCTACCCACTAATACTGATACGCCCAATGTCCTTACTATATTGGATCGTGTTGTTGCTGATAGCGGACTTGCAATTAGTAAAATTTCTTTGCAAGATACGCGGGAGAAAACAACAAGAACTTCGGCCGCTCCATTACAGCAACAATCCGAAACCCCACAAGATGGCTTGAAAAATATTATTTTCGGAGTTTCCGCGACAGGAGATTATATTTCTATAAAACGCCTTGTTTTAAGTCTGGAAAATTTACTTCGTCTTAATGACATCGATTCATTCACCGTTGTCCATGTGAAGGAAGAAGGGAAAGGAAAAGAAGGCCCACCATTTCGAGATGCAAATCTTCTAGAAATAGAATTGCAGGGGACGATGTATTCGTTACCCTAAGGCGTACTTCAGTAAATAATTTGTATTTATGGCACTTATTGAACAACAAAAACGGCAGCAAACATTGATTATAGGTTTAGTTGTTATAGTGGCAGCCACGGCCGTGGTGCTTTACTTTGGCAAATTCAGGCAACAAGGAATCTCGGTAGAGGTTAGCGCCCCATTTGCTTCACAGACTATTTCAACATTTTCATTGCCGCAGAATCTCTTTACCAATAAAACTTTCCTTAACCTGACAATGTATCCACCAGTCGTAGCCCCATCTTCTGTTGGGAGAGAAAACCCGTTTAAGTAATATCAAAGTCCAAATGACAAATTTCTCAGCCAGAGGCTGATCCGCCTCAGGCGGAAAATCATCTACCAATGTCAAATGTCAGAATATGAAGATTTCGGCATTTGAAATTTGTAATTGATTTGTCATTTGAAATTTGGATTTTGACATTTTAATACTCATGTCTTCTTTCGATCAAAAAATTCTTAATGCGTTGGTTGAGCGTAAAGCATTGGACGCTGCGGGCGCGGAGCAAATTGTAAAAAAGGCGGAGCAAGCCAATGTTTCAGTAGAAGAAGTTATTTTGGGTGAAGTTAAAATTTCTCCCGATGATTTTTTGCAACTTAAAAGTGAATTAAGCGGTGTATCTTCATGGAAGATGCCGGAAGGTTATGAGGCTTCGTCAGACTTGCTGCGCCAAATTCCGGAAGATGCCGCAAAGCAATACCAATTCGTACCACTGGAGCAGAAAGAAGGTACTTTGCTTGTCGGCATGGTTAATCCTCAAGACTTAAATGCCCAAGAAGCTTTGCGCTTCGTAATGCTTCGCAGTCCACTCGTGCCCTCAGCGGTGGTTATTATACAAGAGGATTTTAAAAAAATTCTGGGTCGGTACAAAGACGTAGCTCGCGAAGTATCTAATGCCCTAGCTGGTTTTGAGGCAGAGATTGAAGGGGAAAAGGAGCTAAAAGAGGAAGTTGCACCAGCAGAGGTTTTCAAAGAAGCTCCAATTATTAAAATCGCGACTGTTATTCTTAAGCATGCGGTGGAGGGCAAAGCATCTGACATTCATATTGAACCGCTTCAAGAGCAAACTCGCGTGCGATTCCGCGTGGAGGGGCAGATGTTTACAGGTCTTTTATTGCCAAGCACGGTGCACAACGCTGTAGTGGCACGCATTAAAATTCTTGGCGGAATGCGCATTGACGAATCACGCATACCGCAAGACGGCCGTTTTCATATGGAATTGGATGGCGCGGAGGTTGATTTTCGCGTTTCAACCTTCCCCACTACATTTGGAGAAAAGGTAGTGATGCGCGTATTAACGGCTGCGACAGCTC from Candidatus Spechtbacteria bacterium carries:
- a CDS encoding ATP-dependent Clp protease ATP-binding subunit; amino-acid sequence: MGPIFLPEQFRQRLTKRANEALVNSAAVAARYPFSTGNSTRETHPLHLLYALALQHGALARTMLSMERIPTSRLLTLVKRKARQVNKKGLARHTPSASQPFMVSSLALPAPNRIDGSLLAPRLSKGSNQLKGSNPSIRLQKILKRSLVIAMEYGQPYVGTEHLLYAILEGPSAPLSANQCKKLKIQLDDLFSSSQRLSSLASHAINDSVFPPPLDKETRNRYGNPTKNDFPELPFFPEFEGQDSRPQRSAATKSALQSFCEDLVSRAEKNEIDPLIGRETEMDRLIRILLRRTKNNPLILGDPGVGKTALVNGLAQKIVAGCVPHTLLHKRIYSLDLSSFIADTMFRGEFEGRMRDLLKEAANEDVILFIDEIHTIIGAGGAQGSLDAANILKPALARGTIRCIGATTFEEYKKYIEKDRALERRFQIITINEETSAESVQTLNAIKPLYEEHHNVRISPKAINAAVEFSVRYVYGRALPDKAIDLLDEAASRVRSRTPQVRNAISYISALEREKTATNRKKEEALFLQQYQKAVVLKNHEMELTAEITKLKKSMGDRDESAYPIVTEDTIREVVSESTGIPIERLDQKDRARFLALESELDSAIVGQKEAVKTVASILRRNKSGIQAGPRPLGSFLFVGPSGVGKTELAKILARTLSPKHAQLSSPPNLITLDMSEYSEPHSVSRLIGSPPGYVGHEEGGQLTDRVHINPYSIILFDEIEKAHPAVLHTLLQILDEGALTDAHGKRVNFSNTIIILTSNIGTERWFASKALGFTSDTTTTMEAEITEKLKEFMRPEVLNRIDHVVLFRPLDEKDITAIVGLQIASLQKHLAHSVQLTVEASVIPWLAKKSDKPEQGARAVRKIIEDHIESPLAVFILEHDPATVHVGLRKGEIMISKTKTGKFRAYNDN
- the pilM gene encoding type IV pilus assembly protein PilM; its protein translation is MIDFANALLRVAKSNHMIWNPFQQKIESVLGIDLGTSSVKLVEISHSGGEKKLINYGEFIGGAVDGVVQTSTLKIPDSQIASIIQEIIGATKITTRDVVVAIPVFSSFSTMIEFPTVSPTELEQAVIYQARQYIPIPLVEVKIDWLPIDFLSNTKTTKVLVIAVPNDVINKYYRLLEAVKLNLVALELETFSVARALINENLAPTIILDMGGHSTDICISEKGIVAVHHNSSLSGSELSKVISRGMGVSLSRAEELKIQKGLAGDAQIADLLIPLINTVLADVQKIVQDYKRQGGSEPTSLILTGGSSRLTGLGDYIQKILNIKTVTGDSFAHLSYPSVLKDVTQDIGPSFSVAIGLALRSIL
- a CDS encoding type II/IV secretion system protein, whose translation is MSSFDQKILNALVERKALDAAGAEQIVKKAEQANVSVEEVILGEVKISPDDFLQLKSELSGVSSWKMPEGYEASSDLLRQIPEDAAKQYQFVPLEQKEGTLLVGMVNPQDLNAQEALRFVMLRSPLVPSAVVIIQEDFKKILGRYKDVAREVSNALAGFEAEIEGEKELKEEVAPAEVFKEAPIIKIATVILKHAVEGKASDIHIEPLQEQTRVRFRVEGQMFTGLLLPSTVHNAVVARIKILGGMRIDESRIPQDGRFHMELDGAEVDFRVSTFPTTFGEKVVMRVLTAATALRDLPALGLMNKNLSLVQQALLLPYGMILVSGPTGSGKSTTLYALLNLLPKEKVNVVTLEDPVEYRIEGFNQSEIKEEIGYTFASGLRNILRQDPDIIMVGEIRDEETAELATHAALTGHLMFSTIHTNNAVGVIPRLVDMGVDAYLLPSALALALAQRLLRKLCEYCRNQEEALPAIAKIIDEEVAKLPQDVRETINIKKPIMIWRAPGCTQCGRTGYKGRIGVFEVLPISEEIKKIISEGTVQEWRVVEEARREGFVTLRQDGIIKALQGLVTIEDALQFGKAEEAA